A region of Moorena producens PAL-8-15-08-1 DNA encodes the following proteins:
- a CDS encoding DUF4340 domain-containing protein produces MFSSMQFNAMKLQRTTLILVISAILLGGGVYIYEIQGSEKREAAKIPKKPIFNFTQDEIQSFTVNSDDKTLVFERASEPESGWRMKKPKEGIASDAVVSFLLNLLAQGKSDRILTVSPDQLPEYGLDKPSATITVKLKNQDTPKLILGNLDFTRSFLYAQVLPLDSKSEQLDVLLVPVDFQYAVSRPLSEWLVNQEKAEEEKPSGGEKTD; encoded by the coding sequence GTGTTTAGCTCCATGCAGTTTAATGCCATGAAACTACAACGGACAACTCTGATTTTAGTCATTTCTGCCATCCTCTTGGGGGGAGGTGTATATATTTATGAAATTCAGGGTTCTGAAAAGCGAGAAGCTGCTAAAATCCCTAAAAAACCTATATTTAATTTCACTCAAGACGAGATTCAATCGTTTACTGTTAATAGTGATGACAAGACCTTAGTATTTGAGCGAGCCAGTGAGCCAGAATCGGGTTGGCGGATGAAAAAGCCGAAAGAGGGGATAGCTAGTGATGCGGTTGTTTCCTTTTTGTTGAACTTGCTGGCTCAGGGTAAAAGCGATCGCATTCTTACGGTTAGCCCTGACCAACTTCCAGAGTATGGATTAGACAAGCCCTCAGCAACTATAACAGTGAAACTGAAAAATCAGGACACTCCGAAGCTGATCTTAGGCAACTTGGACTTTACTCGCAGTTTCCTATATGCTCAAGTTTTACCACTGGATTCCAAATCTGAGCAGTTGGATGTACTGTTAGTGCCAGTGGACTTTCAGTATGCGGTCTCACGCCCCCTCTCAGAATGGCTGGTTAATCAGGAAAAGGCTGAAGAAGAGAAGCCATCTGGTGGGGAAAAAACTGACTAG
- a CDS encoding SPFH domain-containing protein, which produces MDILLSILAPVVLVAFGYSVGTTKVVQEGNEALVERFGKYRKKLDPGLNFNVVPFIDKIAVEESTREQILDIEPQQAITKDNVQVEVDAIVYWQILDMYKAFYAVDNVHEAIENLVMTTLRSTIGQLELDETYASRDRINQNLLQQLDDASADWGVKVMRVEVQEIKPPQTIIDALEKERAAKSEKQAKILQAEGTVESIQMISKALQEQANTQKVLQFLIAQRYVEANEKLGESSNSKVVFMDPKALSEAMTDLLQTESVGESN; this is translated from the coding sequence ATGGATATTCTTCTTAGCATACTCGCCCCAGTTGTTTTAGTAGCTTTTGGATACAGCGTCGGTACGACAAAGGTTGTCCAAGAGGGAAATGAAGCTCTAGTAGAACGCTTTGGTAAGTATCGTAAAAAACTAGACCCTGGTCTTAACTTCAATGTAGTTCCGTTTATAGACAAGATTGCTGTAGAAGAGAGTACCCGTGAACAGATTTTAGACATTGAACCTCAGCAAGCAATCACGAAAGATAATGTTCAGGTAGAAGTCGATGCCATCGTGTATTGGCAAATTTTAGATATGTACAAAGCGTTTTATGCTGTAGACAATGTTCATGAGGCGATTGAAAATTTAGTCATGACCACCCTGCGTTCTACCATTGGTCAGTTGGAACTAGATGAGACTTATGCCTCTCGAGACAGAATCAATCAGAATTTACTGCAACAACTAGATGATGCTTCTGCTGATTGGGGAGTCAAGGTGATGCGGGTTGAGGTGCAAGAGATTAAACCACCCCAGACTATTATCGATGCCCTAGAGAAGGAGCGAGCTGCTAAGAGTGAGAAACAAGCCAAAATTTTACAGGCTGAAGGTACAGTGGAGTCAATCCAAATGATCTCCAAAGCTCTTCAAGAGCAAGCTAATACTCAGAAAGTCCTACAGTTTCTGATCGCTCAACGCTATGTAGAAGCCAATGAAAAATTAGGTGAAAGCAGCAATTCTAAAGTCGTCTTTATGGATCCAAAAGCACTGAGCGAAGCCATGACTGATTTGCTTCAAACTGAATCTGTGGGCGAAAGTAATTAG